A single Symbiobacterium thermophilum IAM 14863 DNA region contains:
- the pxpB gene encoding 5-oxoprolinase subunit PxpB yields the protein MADLRLVPCGDRALLCYLGEELDEATSRRVHSLADALRGTHPAIVEVTPGFHALLVEYDPVRIRLEQLTAMVREAGVRASAAAPAGREVEIPVLYGGEQGPDLGAIAAHAGLSPDEVAALHAGGAYRVYCLGFSPGFPYLGGLDPRIAAPRLDSPRVHVPAGSVGIGGRLTGIYPNEAPGGWRLIGRTPVRLFDPLRDPPTLLQPGDRVRFVPIDEEEFAALAAEQRAEPAGPPAFAPGRTGLRILRPGWQTTLQDLGRRGYTAYGVPVAGAVDQQSLMIGNWLLGNRARTAALEITLTGPEVEFTGPAAFALTGAPIPAELIPADGGAPRPVPGWTSVLAGPGDRLRLGTVTAGCRAYLCVAGGFDLPPVLGSLSEDLFGHVGPLGRPLQAGDWLPIGLPLHPPADLAGRRLPADAIPAFEGEAVIRLIPGPQADQFPAASLARLFAEAFRVGPQADRQGIRLVGPEIRPEGPAEMLSEPIPPGALQVVPSGQPILLLSNRQTLGGYPKIATAVFTDLWRAAQLKEGDRVTFREADVAEGHAIAWQERRRLGQIRRFLEGRGAAPQRPADEMRVHRLPTAPDHGGNLTPGGAGAPASVAQGDRNGPVRPGVRVYRITLDGIEFLCEVEEVPLHGER from the coding sequence TTGGCCGATCTCCGACTGGTTCCCTGCGGCGACCGGGCGCTGCTCTGCTACCTGGGTGAAGAGCTGGACGAAGCGACCAGCCGGCGCGTCCACAGCCTCGCCGACGCCCTGCGCGGCACCCACCCGGCGATCGTGGAGGTGACGCCTGGGTTTCACGCCCTCCTGGTCGAGTACGACCCGGTGCGCATCCGGCTGGAGCAGCTGACCGCCATGGTGCGGGAGGCCGGCGTCCGGGCCTCCGCCGCCGCGCCGGCCGGCCGGGAGGTGGAGATCCCCGTCCTCTACGGAGGTGAGCAGGGTCCGGACCTGGGGGCCATTGCGGCCCATGCGGGCCTGTCCCCCGATGAGGTGGCCGCGCTTCATGCGGGGGGCGCGTACCGGGTCTACTGCCTGGGGTTCAGCCCGGGGTTCCCGTACCTGGGCGGCCTCGATCCCCGGATCGCCGCGCCGCGGCTGGACAGCCCTCGCGTGCACGTCCCCGCGGGCTCGGTGGGCATCGGCGGGCGGCTCACCGGCATCTACCCCAACGAGGCCCCCGGCGGATGGCGGCTGATCGGGCGGACCCCGGTCCGGCTGTTCGATCCCCTGCGGGATCCGCCGACTCTCCTGCAGCCGGGGGACCGCGTCCGTTTCGTTCCCATCGACGAGGAGGAGTTCGCGGCGCTGGCGGCAGAACAGCGCGCCGAACCCGCCGGACCTCCGGCATTCGCCCCGGGACGCACCGGGCTGCGCATCCTCCGCCCGGGCTGGCAGACGACCCTGCAGGACCTGGGCCGGCGCGGGTACACCGCCTACGGCGTTCCAGTGGCCGGGGCGGTCGACCAGCAGTCCCTGATGATCGGCAACTGGCTGCTGGGTAACCGTGCCCGCACCGCCGCGCTGGAGATCACCCTCACCGGCCCCGAGGTGGAGTTCACCGGTCCGGCCGCGTTCGCACTGACCGGGGCGCCCATCCCCGCGGAGCTGATCCCCGCGGACGGCGGGGCGCCCAGGCCGGTGCCCGGATGGACGTCGGTCCTGGCCGGCCCGGGTGACCGGCTGCGGCTGGGCACGGTGACCGCCGGATGCCGCGCCTACCTCTGCGTCGCCGGCGGGTTCGACCTGCCGCCAGTGCTGGGCAGCCTGTCCGAGGACCTGTTCGGCCACGTCGGGCCGCTGGGCCGTCCCCTACAGGCCGGGGACTGGCTGCCCATCGGGCTGCCGCTCCATCCCCCGGCCGACCTCGCCGGGCGGCGCCTGCCGGCCGACGCCATCCCCGCCTTCGAAGGGGAGGCGGTCATCCGGCTCATCCCGGGGCCCCAGGCCGATCAGTTCCCCGCGGCGAGCCTTGCGCGCCTCTTCGCCGAAGCCTTCCGCGTGGGTCCCCAGGCGGACCGGCAGGGCATCCGGCTGGTCGGGCCGGAGATCCGGCCGGAAGGGCCCGCCGAGATGCTCTCGGAGCCGATCCCGCCGGGCGCCCTGCAGGTGGTGCCCAGCGGCCAGCCCATCCTGCTGCTCAGCAACCGGCAGACCCTCGGGGGGTACCCCAAGATCGCCACGGCGGTCTTCACGGACCTGTGGCGGGCGGCGCAACTGAAGGAGGGCGACCGGGTGACGTTCCGGGAGGCGGACGTCGCCGAGGGCCACGCGATCGCCTGGCAGGAGCGCCGCCGGCTGGGGCAGATCCGCCGGTTCCTCGAGGGCCGCGGGGCCGCGCCGCAGCGGCCGGCTGACGAGATGAGGGTCCATCGCCTGCCCACCGCCCCGGACCATGGCGGAAATCTGACCCCCGGGGGCGCGGGTGCGCCCGCTTCCGTGGCGCAAGGAGACCGGAACGGGCCGGTTCGCCCGGGCGTGCGCGTGTACCGCATCACGCTCGACGGCATCGAGTTCCTCTGCGAGGTCGAAGAGGTCCCGCTGCACGGCGAGCGCTGA
- the mreD gene encoding rod shape-determining protein MreD yields MRYWVLTAITLVAYLVESVLGPFLAIGGVAPNVVFVVAVSCGLLFGWQVGLGVGFGGGLLIDLTIGQLIGSHALAGSLVGFIAGVVEERVFKDNLLLPLIGGLVGSVVGQAVVLASLLLFGRHVPLAELSGKLLRSVAYDTVLCALVYWRIFRMYGFIRPDPRGVIVLRRR; encoded by the coding sequence ATGAGGTACTGGGTCCTGACGGCGATCACGCTGGTCGCGTATCTGGTCGAGAGCGTGCTGGGTCCGTTCCTGGCCATCGGCGGGGTGGCCCCGAATGTGGTCTTCGTGGTCGCGGTCTCCTGCGGCCTGCTGTTCGGATGGCAGGTGGGGCTGGGCGTGGGGTTCGGCGGCGGGCTGCTCATCGACCTGACCATCGGTCAGTTGATCGGCAGTCACGCCCTCGCGGGGAGCCTGGTGGGGTTCATCGCGGGCGTGGTGGAGGAGCGGGTCTTCAAGGACAACCTCCTCCTGCCGCTGATCGGCGGCCTGGTCGGGTCCGTGGTTGGGCAGGCCGTGGTGCTGGCCTCGCTCCTGCTTTTCGGGCGCCATGTTCCCCTGGCCGAGCTCAGCGGAAAGCTGCTTCGCTCGGTGGCGTACGACACGGTGCTCTGCGCGCTGGTCTACTGGCGCATCTTCCGGATGTATGGCTTCATCCGACCCGACCCGCGCGGCGTCATCGTGCTTCGTCGCCGCTAG
- the minD gene encoding septum site-determining protein MinD, with protein sequence MGQVIVVTSGKGGVGKTTTTANLGTALAQLGNRVVLVDADIGLRNLDVVMGLENRIVYDLVDVVEGNARLKQALIKDKRNENLYLLAAAQTREKKDVTAEQMRDLTEQLAREFDFVLVDCPAGIEDGFKNAIAGAQKAIIVANPEVSSVRDADRVIGLWDAQDGDRSPAMLIVNRVRPRMVARGDMLEIDDMLEMLAVDLLGVVPEDDHIIVSTNRGEPAVYSRDSKAGKAFQNIARRLMGEAVPIMDLETEESLWSRFKRIVGLGRS encoded by the coding sequence ATGGGACAGGTCATCGTGGTGACTTCGGGCAAAGGCGGCGTGGGAAAGACGACGACGACGGCCAACCTGGGCACGGCGCTGGCTCAGCTGGGCAACCGGGTCGTGCTGGTGGATGCGGATATCGGTCTGCGCAACCTTGACGTCGTGATGGGGCTGGAGAACCGGATTGTGTACGACCTCGTCGACGTGGTCGAGGGCAACGCCCGCCTGAAGCAGGCGCTCATCAAGGACAAGCGGAACGAGAATCTATACCTGCTTGCCGCAGCCCAGACCCGGGAGAAGAAGGACGTCACGGCCGAACAGATGAGGGACCTCACCGAGCAGCTGGCCCGGGAGTTCGACTTCGTGCTGGTGGACTGCCCCGCCGGCATCGAGGACGGCTTCAAGAACGCCATCGCCGGCGCGCAGAAGGCGATCATCGTGGCGAACCCCGAAGTCTCTTCGGTGCGCGACGCCGACCGCGTCATCGGGCTGTGGGATGCCCAGGACGGCGACCGGAGTCCGGCCATGCTGATCGTCAACCGGGTGCGCCCGCGCATGGTCGCGCGCGGCGACATGCTCGAGATCGACGACATGCTGGAGATGCTGGCCGTGGACCTCCTGGGGGTCGTGCCGGAGGACGACCACATCATCGTGTCCACCAACCGGGGTGAGCCGGCAGTCTACTCCCGTGACAGCAAGGCGGGCAAGGCGTTCCAGAACATCGCCCGGCGGCTGATGGGTGAGGCGGTGCCGATCATGGACCTGGAGACCGAGGAATCGCTGTGGTCCAGGTTCAAGCGCATTGTGGGGCTCGGCCGGAGCTAG
- a CDS encoding DinB family protein: MGELLTPESLLAMLEGNRRLTLRVVELFPEDALFHFTPAPPLRPFADMVNEILEMEEGYVRGIATREWTFSPKRVVKTKQELLEACAAVRRRTLELWPRITAARLTEEEIDPFFGSEPQSNLSRLVYTLENEIHHRGQGYTYLRILGIQPPAFYIR, encoded by the coding sequence GTGGGGGAACTGCTGACCCCGGAGTCCCTGCTCGCGATGCTGGAGGGAAACCGGCGCCTGACGCTGCGGGTCGTGGAGCTGTTTCCCGAAGACGCCCTGTTCCACTTCACACCAGCCCCGCCGCTCCGGCCATTTGCCGACATGGTGAACGAAATCCTGGAGATGGAGGAGGGCTACGTGCGCGGAATCGCCACGCGGGAGTGGACCTTCTCGCCGAAGAGGGTGGTGAAGACCAAGCAGGAGCTGTTGGAGGCATGCGCGGCGGTGCGGCGGCGCACCCTTGAGCTGTGGCCGCGGATCACCGCAGCGCGGCTGACCGAGGAGGAGATCGACCCCTTCTTCGGCAGCGAGCCGCAGTCCAACCTCAGCCGGCTGGTCTACACCCTGGAGAACGAGATCCACCACCGGGGACAGGGGTACACCTACCTGCGCATCCTCGGCATTCAGCCGCCGGCCTTCTACATCCGGTAG
- the minE gene encoding cell division topological specificity factor MinE produces MLDLISRVFGRDHSSADIARERLRLVLVHDRTNVSPQFLETLKEELIEVISRYMEIEEEGMDVTLQTAENQVALVANIPVRRMKRAAVGSKR; encoded by the coding sequence ATGCTGGATCTCATTTCCCGGGTCTTCGGACGCGATCACTCGAGTGCGGATATCGCCAGGGAGCGACTGCGCCTGGTGCTCGTCCACGACCGGACCAACGTATCGCCGCAGTTCCTCGAGACCCTCAAGGAGGAGCTCATCGAGGTCATCTCCCGCTACATGGAGATCGAGGAAGAAGGAATGGATGTCACCCTTCAGACGGCCGAGAACCAGGTTGCCCTTGTGGCCAACATCCCCGTGCGCCGCATGAAGCGGGCAGCCGTGGGAAGCAAGCGCTGA
- the minC gene encoding septum site-determining protein MinC, giving the protein MRQDIVIRGTTRTGLLLLLPDEGEFSAVLERLAERLASSGRFFVGGRVQVHVGNRRLSPEDREALEQTLQRSGMVLLSVKEGGDPLAEVQAPEAGAPSAPPPPAGNTLVVTKTVRSGQEIRHDGDVIILGDVNPGAVVVATGHIVVMGALRGVAHAGCTGNRTAIVAATKLRPTQLRIAEVIGRAPDGDAPQSYPEVARIRGDLIVVEASAEKRQVSALEAVGAKEDR; this is encoded by the coding sequence ATGCGTCAGGACATCGTCATTCGCGGGACGACCAGAACGGGACTCCTGCTGCTGCTCCCCGACGAGGGCGAGTTCTCCGCAGTGCTGGAGCGGCTTGCGGAACGGCTGGCCAGCAGCGGTCGGTTCTTTGTCGGCGGCAGGGTCCAGGTTCACGTGGGCAACCGCCGACTCTCTCCAGAGGACAGGGAAGCGCTCGAGCAGACCCTGCAGCGGAGTGGGATGGTGCTCCTCAGCGTGAAGGAGGGGGGCGACCCTCTGGCCGAGGTGCAGGCACCGGAGGCCGGGGCGCCGTCGGCGCCGCCTCCGCCCGCCGGGAACACGCTGGTGGTCACCAAGACCGTCCGCTCCGGACAGGAGATTCGGCATGACGGCGACGTGATCATCCTGGGCGACGTCAATCCGGGCGCGGTGGTGGTGGCGACCGGCCACATCGTCGTCATGGGCGCGCTGCGGGGCGTGGCGCACGCCGGGTGCACCGGAAACCGGACCGCCATCGTGGCGGCGACCAAGCTCCGACCCACGCAGCTCCGGATCGCAGAGGTGATCGGGCGGGCGCCCGACGGTGACGCTCCACAGTCCTACCCTGAGGTGGCGCGCATCCGCGGCGACCTCATCGTGGTCGAAGCGTCCGCGGAGAAACGCCAGGTGAGTGCGCTGGAAGCGGTCGGCGCGAAGGAGGATCGTTGA
- a CDS encoding bifunctional folylpolyglutamate synthase/dihydrofolate synthase: MKTMTYEAALAYLAGLQRFGMKPGLERTVALLEQLGRPDRRVGRVVHITGTSGKGSVAAMVEAGLRAAGRRVGLYTSPPLMRFKERMQVNRAEIPEADVARLTARVAEAAEAVIAAGLEPPTEFEVITAMALAWFAEQSVDDLVLEAGMGGRFDATTAVEKAAVTAITNVGLDHTQWLGQTHEAIAWDKAGVIRPGVPCVTGTDHPGALAVIERVAREQGAPLLHVTPADFRVLGADLSGQVADLRGERGWYRRVRLSLLGRHQAANAAVALRILEVLGVDEGAIREGFAHVAWPGRMELLRAAGGQLVLLDAAHNPAKCAALAGAVAELFPGRRVHLVVGMLADKDAAQGLAPLLPLAERVWATTPESPRAMPAPELAQLCRELGHPALVAADLPEALEAALAAAAPGDLVVITGSFYTVGPARRILVPGQVIQALPPA; the protein is encoded by the coding sequence ATGAAGACCATGACCTACGAAGCAGCCCTGGCCTATCTGGCCGGGCTGCAGCGCTTCGGCATGAAACCCGGCCTCGAACGCACGGTGGCGCTGCTGGAGCAGCTGGGTCGGCCGGACCGCCGGGTCGGGCGGGTGGTGCACATCACGGGCACCAGCGGTAAGGGGTCCGTGGCCGCCATGGTGGAGGCGGGGCTCCGGGCGGCCGGGCGGCGGGTGGGCCTGTACACCTCGCCGCCGCTCATGCGGTTCAAGGAGCGGATGCAGGTGAACCGGGCCGAGATTCCCGAGGCGGACGTCGCCCGGCTCACCGCCCGGGTGGCGGAGGCGGCGGAGGCGGTGATCGCCGCGGGGCTGGAGCCGCCCACCGAGTTTGAGGTCATCACCGCCATGGCCCTGGCCTGGTTCGCCGAGCAGTCCGTCGACGACCTGGTGCTGGAGGCGGGGATGGGGGGGCGGTTCGACGCCACCACTGCCGTGGAGAAAGCCGCCGTCACGGCCATCACCAACGTCGGCCTCGACCATACCCAGTGGCTGGGACAGACCCACGAGGCGATCGCCTGGGACAAGGCCGGCGTCATCCGCCCAGGCGTGCCCTGCGTTACGGGCACTGACCACCCCGGCGCCCTGGCCGTCATCGAGCGGGTGGCGCGGGAGCAGGGCGCTCCGCTGCTGCACGTGACCCCCGCAGACTTCCGGGTGCTCGGGGCGGACCTCTCCGGCCAGGTGGCGGACCTGCGGGGTGAGCGGGGCTGGTACCGGCGGGTGCGGCTGAGCCTCCTGGGCCGGCACCAGGCGGCCAACGCCGCCGTGGCCCTCCGCATCCTGGAGGTGCTGGGCGTGGACGAGGGCGCGATCCGGGAGGGGTTCGCCCACGTCGCGTGGCCGGGGCGGATGGAGCTCCTGCGGGCGGCCGGCGGGCAGCTGGTGCTCCTGGACGCGGCCCACAACCCCGCCAAGTGCGCGGCCCTGGCCGGGGCCGTGGCCGAGCTGTTTCCCGGGCGGCGGGTCCACCTGGTGGTGGGGATGCTGGCGGACAAGGACGCCGCTCAGGGGCTCGCGCCGTTGCTTCCGCTGGCCGAGCGGGTGTGGGCGACGACGCCGGAGAGTCCCCGGGCCATGCCGGCCCCGGAGCTCGCGCAGCTGTGCCGTGAGCTGGGGCATCCCGCGCTGGTCGCGGCAGACCTGCCGGAGGCCCTGGAGGCGGCCCTGGCCGCGGCCGCCCCGGGAGACCTGGTGGTCATCACCGGCTCCTTTTACACCGTCGGACCGGCCCGGCGGATTCTTGTCCCGGGCCAGGTTATACAAGCCCTCCCCCCCGCATAG
- the mreC gene encoding rod shape-determining protein MreC: protein MRYNKHLRLLGVALGALVVIFITMALTARGRTAITPLEKGIATVLYPFQVATDWVRDRARGIVDSIRELTRLREENAALRQQVADMAQDRALIVQLQQENERLRKELGLKERTPYPMLTAEVISRSAESWYQTVIISRGSRDGVRQGMAVVNWQGLVGKIAYTTPYTSTVQLVSDVGFSEAGFTEAGFGAGAKLPNGEQGVLETVEGGYLRMRFWSTDPSVAVGQPVFTSGQGILPADLLVGWIEEVDTSSSFVKSALVRPAVDVHKLEVVQVVLTPSEDDRGSSAP from the coding sequence ATGCGATATAATAAGCACCTACGCCTTCTTGGCGTTGCCCTGGGCGCGCTGGTCGTCATCTTCATCACGATGGCCCTGACGGCGCGCGGACGCACCGCGATCACCCCCCTCGAGAAGGGGATCGCGACGGTGCTCTACCCGTTTCAGGTGGCCACGGACTGGGTGCGCGACCGGGCCCGGGGCATCGTCGATTCCATCCGTGAGCTGACCCGGCTGCGCGAGGAGAATGCGGCCCTGCGGCAGCAGGTAGCCGACATGGCGCAGGACCGGGCCCTCATTGTGCAACTGCAGCAGGAGAACGAGCGGCTGCGGAAGGAACTGGGCCTGAAGGAGCGCACGCCGTACCCCATGCTCACGGCCGAGGTCATCAGCCGTTCGGCCGAGAGCTGGTACCAGACCGTGATCATCAGCCGGGGCAGCCGCGACGGCGTCCGCCAGGGCATGGCCGTCGTCAACTGGCAGGGCCTCGTGGGGAAGATTGCCTATACGACCCCCTACACGTCCACAGTTCAGCTGGTGAGCGACGTCGGCTTCAGCGAGGCGGGCTTCACCGAGGCCGGCTTCGGCGCCGGTGCGAAGCTGCCCAACGGCGAACAGGGCGTGTTGGAGACGGTGGAGGGCGGCTACCTGCGCATGCGCTTCTGGTCCACCGATCCCTCCGTCGCGGTGGGCCAGCCCGTGTTTACCTCGGGGCAAGGGATCCTGCCCGCGGACCTGCTGGTGGGCTGGATCGAGGAGGTGGATACCAGTTCCTCGTTCGTCAAGTCCGCCCTGGTGCGCCCGGCGGTGGACGTGCACAAGCTGGAAGTGGTGCAGGTGGTGCTGACCCCCAGCGAGGATGACAGGGGGTCGAGCGCACCATGA
- a CDS encoding rod shape-determining protein, translating into MSFWQFFARDIGIDLGTANTLVYVKGRGIVIDEPSVVAVDRDRKVPLAVGAEAKQMLGRTPGNIVAIRPMKDGVIADFDTTQTMLKYFINRAGSRRAPFRPRIIISIPSGVTGVERRAVQDAALQAGAREAHVIEEPMAAAIGAGLPVEEPTGSMLVDIGGGTTEVAIISLGGLVTAKSIRVAGDELDEAIVQYVKRNYNLLIGERTGEEVKQTIGSAYPTGEEEAMEIRGRDLVTGLPRTLRVTSDEIRKAMAEPVAAIVEAIKITLENTPPELAADIMDRGIVMTGGGALLKGLDVLISKETGMPVHVADEPLLCVVKGCGKCLDNLDILKRVARNS; encoded by the coding sequence GTGTCCTTCTGGCAGTTTTTCGCACGCGACATCGGGATTGACCTCGGTACCGCGAACACCCTGGTATACGTCAAAGGCCGCGGCATCGTCATCGACGAGCCCTCCGTGGTTGCGGTGGACCGCGACCGGAAGGTCCCGCTGGCGGTGGGTGCGGAGGCCAAGCAGATGCTGGGCCGCACCCCCGGAAACATCGTGGCCATCCGCCCCATGAAGGACGGCGTCATCGCCGACTTCGACACCACCCAGACCATGCTGAAGTACTTCATCAACAGGGCGGGCAGCCGCCGTGCCCCTTTCCGACCGCGCATCATCATCTCCATCCCCTCCGGCGTGACCGGCGTGGAGCGGCGCGCCGTGCAGGATGCCGCGCTCCAGGCCGGCGCGCGTGAAGCGCACGTCATCGAGGAGCCGATGGCGGCCGCCATCGGGGCCGGCCTCCCCGTGGAGGAACCCACCGGCTCCATGCTCGTGGACATCGGCGGCGGCACGACGGAGGTGGCGATCATCTCCCTGGGCGGCCTGGTGACCGCCAAGTCGATCCGCGTCGCCGGCGACGAACTGGACGAGGCCATCGTGCAGTACGTCAAGCGCAATTACAACCTGCTCATCGGCGAGCGCACCGGCGAGGAGGTCAAGCAGACCATCGGCTCGGCCTATCCCACCGGCGAGGAGGAGGCGATGGAGATCCGCGGGCGCGACCTGGTGACCGGCCTGCCGCGCACGCTGCGGGTCACGTCCGACGAGATCCGCAAGGCCATGGCGGAGCCCGTGGCGGCCATCGTCGAGGCGATCAAGATCACCCTCGAGAACACGCCGCCCGAGCTGGCCGCGGACATCATGGACCGGGGCATCGTGATGACCGGTGGCGGCGCCCTGCTGAAGGGGCTCGACGTGCTCATCTCCAAGGAGACGGGCATGCCCGTTCATGTCGCGGACGAGCCCTTGCTCTGCGTGGTGAAGGGATGCGGCAAGTGCCTGGATAATCTCGATATTTTAAAGCGGGTGGCGCGCAACTCGTAG
- a CDS encoding DUF4321 domain-containing protein, with the protein MKRGWLVFMWALIGAVVGQLFGAALAHYVPFLNYHIPLGMAPATIDLNFLVVTFGVSFKLTVGGAIGLVLALWLALR; encoded by the coding sequence GTGAAACGCGGTTGGCTGGTGTTCATGTGGGCGCTCATCGGCGCCGTCGTGGGACAGCTGTTCGGCGCAGCCCTCGCCCACTACGTTCCCTTCCTGAACTATCACATTCCGCTGGGCATGGCGCCCGCGACGATTGACCTGAACTTCCTCGTGGTGACCTTCGGGGTTTCGTTCAAGCTAACGGTAGGCGGCGCGATCGGGCTGGTCCTGGCGCTCTGGCTCGCCCTGCGCTGA
- a CDS encoding SPOR domain-containing protein: MHRFGRSVQKRANDRWGGVFILAVVLAVVGAWQLGGVLGNLLGEEKPAAMEPVPGLEEATGISGPAGSPSQVAIVPRPFQVHFVQVGAFRSEGAARNLVSELAGQQVVAAMTPRNAMGLVKVYVGPFMSGEEAGEVLDVMRETGVAPNAFTVALDVDYAPEAVMAMTGSANPDLQTGLDALNNYLYEAGAWFARRAAGEPADGGMLVALGQEVRQAAARLAAAEENPAITRFLGLADMASVNAADIEVAASAAPGSEEFQRAMNGYVSLLEQYHNFYAADAASE; encoded by the coding sequence ATGCATCGGTTTGGACGATCCGTGCAGAAAAGAGCGAATGACCGGTGGGGCGGCGTGTTTATCCTGGCCGTCGTGCTGGCCGTGGTGGGGGCCTGGCAGCTCGGCGGCGTCCTGGGGAACCTCCTGGGCGAGGAGAAACCCGCCGCGATGGAACCCGTACCGGGACTGGAGGAGGCCACCGGGATCTCCGGACCCGCGGGCTCGCCGAGCCAGGTCGCCATCGTTCCGAGGCCCTTCCAGGTCCACTTCGTTCAGGTCGGCGCGTTCCGGTCGGAGGGAGCCGCCCGCAACCTGGTCAGCGAGCTGGCCGGCCAGCAAGTGGTCGCGGCGATGACCCCGCGGAACGCCATGGGCCTGGTGAAGGTTTACGTCGGGCCGTTCATGTCCGGGGAGGAGGCCGGCGAGGTCCTGGACGTGATGCGGGAGACCGGGGTCGCCCCCAACGCCTTCACGGTGGCCCTGGACGTGGACTACGCCCCCGAGGCGGTCATGGCCATGACCGGATCGGCCAATCCCGATCTGCAGACCGGGCTTGATGCCTTGAACAACTACCTCTACGAGGCGGGCGCCTGGTTCGCCCGGCGGGCGGCGGGCGAGCCGGCCGACGGCGGCATGCTGGTCGCCCTCGGCCAGGAGGTGAGGCAGGCGGCCGCCCGGCTCGCAGCGGCTGAGGAGAACCCGGCCATCACCCGGTTCCTGGGGCTGGCGGACATGGCATCGGTCAACGCCGCCGACATCGAGGTCGCCGCCAGCGCCGCTCCCGGCAGCGAGGAGTTCCAGCGTGCGATGAACGGCTACGTCAGCCTGCTGGAGCAGTACCACAACTTCTATGCGGCCGACGCCGCAAGTGAGTAG
- the radC gene encoding RadC family protein codes for MTPSLKRLPEADRPRERLLRLGPEKLSDVELLAILLGTGSRGRSVIEVARDLLHHCEAKDPGGGLRALLHLRDAERSELVKGLGPAKVCTILAGLHLGLRASAAPLRRVDLCNPRAVFEFLAPRMAHLSIEQFHVILLNAKNQVIDVECVSEGTLTASLVHPREVFKTAIRRSAHAVILAHNHPSGDPTPSREDREITRRLVQAGRVIGIEVLDHLVVGQGGYTSFRERGLLTG; via the coding sequence GTGACCCCATCCCTGAAGAGGCTGCCCGAGGCGGACCGGCCGCGCGAGCGGTTGCTCCGGCTGGGTCCGGAGAAGCTCTCGGATGTGGAACTCCTGGCGATTCTGCTAGGAACGGGTTCCAGAGGCCGCTCGGTGATTGAAGTCGCCCGTGATTTGCTGCATCATTGTGAGGCGAAAGATCCCGGCGGCGGGCTGCGGGCCCTGCTCCACCTGCGGGACGCGGAGCGCAGCGAGCTGGTGAAGGGGCTGGGCCCGGCCAAGGTGTGCACCATCCTGGCCGGCCTGCATCTCGGCCTCCGGGCCAGTGCCGCGCCGCTCCGGCGGGTGGACCTCTGCAACCCGCGGGCCGTTTTCGAGTTTCTGGCCCCCCGTATGGCCCACCTCAGCATCGAGCAGTTTCACGTGATTCTCCTGAACGCCAAGAATCAGGTGATCGATGTCGAATGTGTTTCTGAGGGGACGCTGACCGCCTCGCTGGTGCATCCCCGCGAGGTGTTCAAGACGGCCATCCGCAGGAGCGCCCATGCGGTGATCCTCGCGCACAACCACCCCAGCGGCGATCCCACTCCCAGCCGGGAGGACCGGGAGATCACCCGCCGGCTCGTGCAAGCGGGCCGGGTCATCGGCATTGAGGTGTTGGATCATCTGGTGGTGGGGCAGGGCGGATACACGAGCTTCCGCGAGCGGGGCCTCCTGACCGGATGA
- a CDS encoding Maf family protein, which produces MQQLILASSSPRRQELLRQVGIPFVVAVPEVDEHAVHADSPAELVERLALRKARAVSVRYPGAIVLGADTIVVVDGEVLGKPADRAEAEWMLGRLSGRSHQVLTGVALVRGDEELVAHEETVVRFAPLSREQIQWYVETGEPMDKAGAYGIQGRAAALIASISGDYYNVVGLPLHRTVQMLTQFGYPIFTGGAG; this is translated from the coding sequence TTGCAGCAGCTCATTCTGGCCTCATCCTCCCCCCGAAGGCAGGAACTCCTGCGGCAGGTGGGGATTCCCTTCGTCGTCGCGGTTCCGGAAGTGGACGAGCACGCGGTGCATGCCGACTCCCCGGCGGAGCTGGTGGAGCGCCTGGCCCTGCGCAAGGCGCGCGCGGTTTCCGTGCGGTACCCCGGGGCCATCGTGCTCGGCGCGGACACCATCGTCGTCGTGGACGGCGAGGTCCTGGGCAAGCCGGCGGACCGGGCCGAGGCCGAGTGGATGCTCGGCCGGCTGTCGGGCCGTTCCCACCAGGTGCTCACGGGCGTGGCCCTGGTGCGGGGGGATGAGGAGCTCGTGGCGCACGAGGAGACCGTCGTCCGGTTCGCCCCCCTCAGCCGGGAGCAGATCCAGTGGTACGTGGAGACCGGGGAGCCGATGGACAAGGCGGGGGCCTACGGCATCCAGGGCCGGGCCGCCGCCCTGATCGCATCGATCTCCGGCGACTACTATAACGTCGTCGGCCTTCCCCTCCACCGCACGGTTCAGATGCTCACGCAGTTCGGCTATCCGATCTTCACGGGAGGCGCCGGCTGA